A genomic stretch from Anaerococcus mediterraneensis includes:
- a CDS encoding iron-containing alcohol dehydrogenase — translation MLDFIYDIPTRIHFGKDALDYIGEEAKKYGKKFLLTYGGGSIKKNGIYDKVVKELKEAGIEIFELGGIEPNPRIESVREGVRIIKENNIDAILAVGGGSTIDASKFMAAGAKADFDPWDFISEKKPMSPAIPLLSVLTMSATGSEMDCGGVITNPETTEKLASGHPDTRPKVSFLNPELTYTVSPYQTACGSADILSHILETYFNINESMYMLDRIMEALIKTVIKYGPIAKDDPENYEARANLMWASSWAINDFIGNSSKASWSNHPMEHELSAFYDITHGLGLAILTPRWMEYVLNEKTVHKFYDLGVNVFDIDKNEDPMTVAKKTIDKFYEFFFEKLGLDRSLSDIGIDKDHFDQMSQKACGKKGVIRGFVDLRPEDVKKIYEMSL, via the coding sequence ATGTTAGATTTTATTTATGATATACCAACAAGGATACATTTCGGCAAAGATGCCCTAGATTACATAGGAGAAGAAGCGAAAAAATACGGCAAAAAATTTCTCTTAACTTATGGTGGTGGATCTATAAAGAAAAATGGGATATATGACAAGGTTGTAAAAGAGCTAAAAGAAGCTGGAATAGAAATCTTTGAACTGGGCGGGATTGAGCCAAACCCAAGGATAGAATCAGTTAGAGAAGGTGTGAGGATTATAAAAGAAAATAATATAGATGCCATCCTTGCTGTAGGTGGAGGATCTACTATAGATGCTTCTAAATTTATGGCGGCAGGTGCCAAGGCAGACTTTGATCCATGGGACTTTATCTCAGAGAAAAAACCAATGAGTCCAGCCATCCCACTTCTAAGCGTCCTAACCATGTCAGCGACAGGTTCTGAGATGGACTGCGGTGGAGTTATAACAAATCCAGAAACTACAGAAAAATTGGCATCAGGCCATCCAGACACTAGGCCAAAAGTTTCTTTTCTAAATCCAGAGCTAACATATACGGTTAGTCCTTACCAAACAGCTTGCGGCAGTGCTGATATTTTAAGCCATATATTAGAAACATATTTTAATATCAATGAGTCTATGTATATGCTAGATAGGATCATGGAAGCCTTGATCAAAACTGTTATCAAATATGGACCTATAGCAAAAGATGATCCAGAAAACTACGAAGCCAGGGCCAATCTCATGTGGGCATCATCATGGGCTATCAATGATTTTATAGGCAATTCTTCTAAGGCTAGCTGGTCAAACCACCCTATGGAGCATGAGCTATCAGCCTTTTATGATATAACTCACGGCCTAGGGCTGGCAATCCTCACCCCAAGATGGATGGAATATGTCCTAAATGAAAAAACGGTCCACAAATTTTATGATTTGGGAGTAAATGTTTTTGACATTGATAAAAACGAAGACCCTATGACAGTGGCCAAAAAAACTATTGACAAATTTTATGAATTCTTCTTTGAAAAACTCGGTCTAGATAGAAGTCTAAGCGATATCGGCATAGACAAAGACCACTTTGATCAGATGAGCCAAAAAGCTTGTGGCAAAAAAGGAGTCATAAGAGGTTTTGTAGACCTAAGGCCAGAAGATGTCAAAAAAATTTATGAGATGAGCTTATAG